The Phycisphaerales bacterium DNA window AAATACACCGGCGGCCCAAGCCCGCGCACTCCTTGCAAGAGGCAACGGCTGGGCTTCGGGCGTTGCTGGTCCTCTACGGGAGACCGCCGCAAGCGCCGCCATGTTCAGCTCTGCGCTCGCGAGGTGGATCAGTCAAACTGACCCGGAGGTCGTCGGTCTGAGTGACATAGCAGACGAGAGGCTCAGGCGGGACGCCTTTCTATCTCTGGTGCAGGCCTATAGGGCACATCGTTTAACCGATGCACAGGTTCCACGCGACGATGTTTCGTTATTGGGGCTGAAGTATTTAGGTGCCGCCGATGACATCCGACCACTCCTTCAAGAAAGGGCACGGGGCGCGGAGGATCTCAACGCATTCCTAATCGAAGTTGTCGAGTCATGGGGCCTGGTGGAGCTCGCGGAGGAGCTGGCGGAGTTGGCACTCGACGAGCGCATCGCGCTCTCAACCCGAAAAACAGCAGCGTACGCCATTGCGAAGATTGCTCCTGCGCGAACTAAGCATCGCCTCAAGCCACTCATCATAACAGACAGTGATCCGGACTCGGAACTGCGAGGGATCGCACTGCGCTGTAACTGGCCGGGGAACCTCTCAACTGGCGAGTTGTTTGCAGCGCTCGCAGCCCCGAGACGAAGGTTCCATTTTGGCAGTGTCGAAGCGTTCATCCTCAGCCTGGAGAAGTCCGAGTTTGACGCTGCTGATGATCGGGTTGCTGGCCTTCATTGGGCCAAACCGGTGCTCTCGGACAGGATGCACTCGCACTCTGGCCAGGACCTTGCACGAAGAGTCGCTCGCGCCGCCATTGAAGAAGTAGACCGCCCGGAGGTACTCGCATCTTTGATCGAGCTGATCACTACTGCGGCAAGCCATCATGCTGATTCAGTGTTCTTTGAAGACACCGACAAAGAAGCCGCAGAGGGCATCCGCACTTGGTTGTCTACGAACTCGGATGCTAGAAGAGGCATTCTCACGGCTGTAGCACGAAGTGTGCAGGATGGGCATCCTTTCTGGGGGCTCAACCGGCAATTACCCGGCCTCATTGTGATCGATGACTTTCACTGGCTGCTTCAGGAGTCCCTCGACCCGAACAAGAAGGATCACGAGCGTCGGAATCTTGCGGAGCTCGCGTCATGGCTCCCATGGCAGAGTGCAGTCCCAACCCTCGAGGCGTGGCTCGGCGTACGTGAGCAGTGGCCGATTAGTGAGGTGATCAAAGCACCACTGTCTGTTGCTCTCGGCTCTGCTGAGGCGAAGCAAATGCGGGAATGGCATTATGCTGACAGAACCCCGCGAAGGCAGAAACGCCGGTCTTCAAAGCCTCCACAGCCCGAGCGAATACGGGAGCTTCTGAGACGTGCTCGCGAGGACCCGATGTGGTTCGGTACGCTCGCACGCGAGCTGGCCCTTGATGAATCGACCGGACAGTGGAGGTTCGAGCGAGTTATCGACCGCACGCCTGGATGGGCTGCCGCACCATCACCGGTGCGTGCCGAAATCGTCGACGCCGCCAAGCGGCGTCTTCTCGATCAGCGGGAGCCGCCCGATGCTGAGCGCGATATTGAGCTGAACTCTGTGCTCAGCGACGGAGCCATGGAGGCCATCTTCCTACTGCAGCGCGTCGAACGCGAATGGCTTAGTGGCAGGGAGAAGCCATGGTGGCAGCGTTGGTGCTGGTACATCCTGCGGGAACTGCGGATGAACCTGTATGGCGAATCGGAGCCCGAGAAGCAGGACATCCTCGAGATGGTTGTGCAACACGCAGGGGACTGTGTGCGGCGAGAGATCCAGAGGATGGCTGGCAGAGCGGGCGCAGAATCGCTACTGCAGAGCATACTTGAGGCATCGAAGACTATCGCGGACGAACACCTGGTCATCGACGTGGCGCGGATGATCCAGGACGACGCGCTGACCGGGGATGCGCTTACCATAACACTCTCCTTCATCCTGGAACAGAGTGATGGGTTCACTGACCTAGCAACGAGGCTCCTCGGTCCCAACCACGACGGCGACATTCGGGTGCGTGCAGCGGTGGCCCTGCTGGAATATCGCCCTGCTGAAGCGTGGGGAAAGGTCCTCGAGTTTCTGCGAAGCGGCGGCCCGTTAGCGAGACTTGCCGTCGGGAAGTACGCATACGGCGAGCGGCTGGAGCGATCCGCTACGTTGAGCACGCTCGGACCAGCGCGCGTGGGAGAGCTGTTGGATGTACTCTTCGTGCTCTTTCCTCCCGCCGAAGACCCGGAACACGAAGGGGCCCACGCAGTGACTGAACGCGACGCCGCAGTGTGGATGCGTGGGTCTCTGCTGAACTGGCTTAGCTCACAAGACTCTCACATTGCCGTTCAAGCGCTTCGAGCGCTCGAACTGCACCACGGGGAACGAAATCCGTGGCTTCGAAGACCCAGGGCGGAGGTCGAGCGCCGTTATCGACAGTCCAGGTGGACGCCAATCCCAACGAGAACGATCGCGTTGATCCTTGCTGACTCGACCACAAGGCTGGTGCGGTCCGCGCAGGATGTAGTGGACCATGTGGTTGAAGTGCTGCTGCAGTTCCAAGCGGGGCTTCAGAGTCAATCACAACCCGAAATTGAAGATCTCTGGAATACTCCACACGGTGAACCCCCGACTCCGAAGTTGGAAGAGCGCGTCTCGGACAAGATTCGTAACGCGATCGAAGCGGGGTTCGCGCCGGCTCGCGCCATTACCGCCAATCGTGAGGTCCAGATCCGGAAGAGGTTCGTGCCCGCATCGGCAGGCGGCGCGCCGGGCAGCCGACCGGACGTGGTCGTGAGCGTACCCGCGATCGGAACCGTAGACGGGGAGGGCGCGATCATCGTCCCCGTGGAGGTCAAGCGATCGATGAACCCAGAAGCTCGAACCGGGTTACGCGACCAGCTCTCGGGGAGGTATCTCGTTGAACTGGGTGCAGATCGAGGGATATTCGTGGTCGCCTTCTTTGACACTCCCGGACTCGCGCCGCCGCACAGGCCAGTCTGGTCGTCCATTGACGCCGCGTGGGCGGAGCTGGAGGACCAATCACGAACGATAGAGGCCGAATCTGGGGGTAATGTCCTCGTCACGCCGTTCGTTCTTGACGCGCGTCTAAAGTGATGAACCGTGTGTGGTCCATCGCCGGCCAGCGATTGCACCGATCACAGCCATTGGTGCGATATGGTCCAGGTACGTGGCGGTCGTGGTAATGCTCCGATGCCCGAGTTGCTTCGAGATGATGCCGATGTCCACCCCTTCCGCCCGGAGCTGGGCGGCGTGAGTGTGACGTAGGCCGTGAGGGTGCACCCGCTTGGTGATCCCAGCCTTTGCCCCAAGCTGCTGGAACATCCGGCGGACGTACCCTGAGCTGAGCGACGCACCGCCGGCGACACAGAAGATTGAATGCGCTGGGCCGAAACCCGCCTGTGCTCGCACCTCAAGCCAGATCGCGAGCACCGCCGCCCCACCAGGGTCGATACCAACGGTACGTGACCGGTCGCCCTTCCCGTGCAGCACTCGGATTGTGCCTGCCGCGAGTTCCACATCCTTTGGGTGGAGCGCAAGGGCCTCGCTCACCCGTAGCCCCGCTCGATACAGGACCGCGATGAGAGCGCGGTTCCGCAGGCCGGTAGGGGTGGAGGGGCAGGCGTTCAGGAGGCGGAGCACCTCGTCGTTGGTGAGCACCTCGGCAGGCAACCGACGCTTGGGCTTAGCGCGGCGGGCAATGGGGCTGACGCTGGCAGACATACGCGGGGCCTCCTTGGGACCGGGCCTGTCTTACCTCGCGCCGGCAGCATGGTTCAAGTCGGGCCCGGCCAAGGAAAGGAATGGTCCCTAGTCGATGCGCGACTGTGACGCACCTCGAAGGTGCCTGCACGTCAACCGCTGTCGTGCCCAGTCTGATCTCCGTCAGTCATGGTAAAGTGCGGCAAATGGCCGACAAGAAACACCATGCGACAGCCCTTGGGAACAATCTACGACTAATCGGGCGATTCGATGAGGAGACGTGGTCGAGCATCTCCGAGCCACAGCTGAGCGCATACGACAGAACCCATGACCTGTGTGTCCTTGCCCGGGAGGTGTCTCGGCTCCCTCTTGAGCACCTGCCATCGTGGATGCTGCCGTCACTGAGTGAGCGTACGACACGATTCGTTGCGGACTTCAACGAGTTTGTTCAGGCGAGAAAGAGCTACCACGACACAGGGCAGAGCCACTTCGCTGAACAGGCTGACAGGCTCGCACCGACTATCACTGTCGAGGCGGAAAGCCTGTTCCGAGATCTCCTTCCTCCCCTTGGATTCCTTGGCCTTCAGAGGGCAAAGCTCGCGGATGTTCAGCATCGCGCGAACGAATCGGTGCAGGCGCTTCACACGCTGAGCGAGAACTGGAACGGCATCCTGGAGACGCAGGTGCGGGCTCTGGACACGATGCGGAATGAAACCCGGGCATTGACACAAAGCTTGCAAGAGGCGGCGGCCGAGCATGGTGTAGCACGCTTCGCGGCCCGTTTTCACCACATCGCGAACGACCACGATCAGGGCGCGGCCAAGTGGCTGTGGACAGCTGTATTGTGCGGGAGCGGCGCAATCGTTGCCGCCTTCTGCTTCTATGCGGTCTCAGAGGTGAAGGGACCCCTCGCGAACATCGAGAACGCCTATCTATTCACTACCCGCATCGTCATCATCGGCTTGCTGGTGCTTGCCGCCACCTACTGCGCGGGCATGTTCCGGGTCCGCGCTCACCTTTCAGAGATCAATCGTCACCGTGCGGCCGCTTTGGACACATTCAAAGAGTTCGTCCTCAGCACTCATTCGACTTCCGAACGCGATGCCGTGCTGAAGGCAACGGTGCGGACCATCTTCTCTCCGGTGGTGACCGGGCTGGTAAACTCGCGGGACGAGAAGGCGAACAACGAGTTCAATGGGCTCGTGCAAGCACTGCTGAACCGGAAGGACTAATGTGTTCGTCCAAAGCAACAAACTGGCCGCCTACCCTACCACAACAAAGGAGACCTCCATTTGGCGCGATCTTCCCTCTCTAACTTCCCTCTATCTCAGCTCGAGGCCGAACTCCAGCGCCGCCGTCAGGCCGCCGGCCCCCTTCAACGCAAGCGCGAGAGGCTGTTGACCAAGCTCGCCCAGATCGAGAAGCAGATCCAGGCACTCGGCGGGGAGCTCGACGAGCCCCGTCGGGGCCGTGGCGGTGCCATCCCTGGCCGCCGCCGCGCCCGGAACGAAAAGCCCCTACCCGAGGCCCTGCACGAGGTGCTCAAGGGGAAGACCATGGGTATCGCGGAGATCGCCGAAGCGGTGCAGAAGGCTGGCTTCAAGACACACAGCAAGAACTTCCGCGTGATGGTCAACATTGCCCTGACCAAGCACCCCAAGCTGTTCAAGCGGGTTGGGCGCGGTCAGTACACGACGAAGTGACCGACCAATGCATGTGGCACGCCCTCGGCTGATCCTTGCGGCCGCGATCTTCGGACTCGCGGGAGCGACGTTCGGGTGGTGGCGGTTGCGCACGCACCCCGGTTACGAGTCCGTAGTTCTGCCGTTCACGCTGCTGGGGCTCCTCCTGCTTCCCGTGATCATCGTGAGCGGCCGGCGGAAGGAACCTCGGGAGCGGTAGACTGCCGGTATGGAGTCAGGCCACCCCGGCGTAGCCGAAGCCATCCTCGCCACCTTGCGCGAGCACCACCAGCTCTCGATCGGGGTCGTTGGTATTGAGTACCCCGGCGTGGGGCAGGTGTGGCGCATCGATGCCAGCAACGCCGCCGGCGAACGGTGGACAGTCGAGCACGCCGACTACTACAGCGCGTGCGTTGCACTGGCGGAGCTGGTTGGCTTCGATCTGGAGGAGTGACCCTGCTCAGGGCTTCGCGCTAGTCGCCAGCCGTCCCTGAGCCCACTTCCGCCACTCCTCCGTCTCACCCCTGAGCGCGATCTCCGCGAGCATCTTCTTCGTCTCGGCATCGCTGCGACCGGTGCGGACCTGGATGCGGGTCAGCGCCTGCATCGTGGCGATGTGCTCGGGGTAGACCTCCAGAGCGGTGCGGTAGGTGTCGATCGCTTCCTCTGTGCGCCCGGCCACCTCCAGAGTGAGGGCGAGGTTCATCCGGGGGTCCGGGTGCCCTGGCATCAGCTTCTTGGCCCACTCAAACTCCCCGGCCGCCTCGTAGAGCTTGCCGCGCTGAAGCAGGAGCGTCCCGAGGTTGTTGTGGGCGGGGGCGTGGTACAGGTCAGCGCCGAGTGCGCGCCGGAGCAGGTCCTCGGCCTTGGCCGGATCGGAGTCGATCACGGCCACCGCTTCCTGGTTGAGACGATCCGCCTCAGTGGGATTCCGCTCCGCCTCCGACACGCCCGCGTAAGGGCTGCCCGGCTTGGAGGACGAGCACCCGCCGAGCAGAGCGGCAACGACCAGCATGGAGGCGACGAGGTTACGGATTGCCATTGGTGCGTTCCTTCGCATCGGTCGTGGCCGCGAACACTGTCTCAATGAACAGCGCCGCCCGCAAGGGCTTCTGGCCGCCCTTGGCCTGGTTGCTGGTGGGGGTGAGGTCGATAGTGCTCACGGTCCAGGCAGGCTCGGCGGCGCGCCACTCCTGGAGGAAGCGTCCGAGTTCGGGCAGCGTGATCGGGTCAAGGGTGAGGCGGACGGCCGTGCGGCGGTAGTTGATCCCGGTGCCGGTCCCGATGCCTGTCTCCACCTCGGGCGTGACGTTCTGCAAGGTGCCCTGGCTCAGACCGGTGACAGCGACCACCTGTGCGATGCGTGAAGCCAAGCCCGGCGCGGGTCGGGACCGCCGCGACTCGACAGGGGCGCTGGCGCGGAGGCGATCGAGCTGCGTCGCCTGGTCAGCCACAACGGTGAGGGCATCGGCCGCCTCGGTCGCCTGTTCCAAGGCCGCGACGTACCGCTGGGCGCTCCAGCCGATAAGGGCAGCTCCGAAGAGCGCACTCAGGATGGGAAGCACGCGGCTCATCGGCGTGCCTCCTCGTTGCGCCGGAGGCTCAGGGTCACCCGGGTCACGCCAGCAGTCGTGGAGAGCCGTGGCTCGTCCAGACTCCAGCCTGCGGGGGCCTTCAACGCTGCGAGCAGCGGCCGGGCATCGCCCTCGACAGAGAGGTTCAGGGTGATGGTCCGCGCGCTGATGGAGACGGCGCTGGCATCGCACTCCACGCCCTGAGGCCAGGCGGAGAGAAGCCCGGCAAGGGTGATGGAAGCGTCGCTTGGGGTGAGCGGCTGGTTGGGCTTGGTGGAGGCGCTGAGCACCTCCAGCTCCTTCCGCAAGGCGTCCTGTGTGCCTGCGCGGGTCGCCTCTTTCAACACGGTCGCGGTCGCCTCAGTCGCGGCACCCGCATGCTCCGACAGCTGAGCGGCACGCCTGAGCAGCCCCACCGAGATCAGCCCCGAGCAAAGGAGGATCGACGCCGCAAGCAGCATCGAACGCTGCGACCGCTCCCGGCGGAGTAGGCGGGGCTCGAACTCACCCACCAGCATCTCGGGCGAGACCGAGCCCAGCCCATCAGGCACCGTGTCGGACCGCAGCGAAAGCACGCCATCGGGAAGCCCTGACAGGTCCTCTCGCCGAGCGGCGCAGACCAGGAGTTGACCTCCTTCGACGGGGACTCCAACGGCGTGCACCTCATCCACGCTGATCGGCAGCTCGTCCTGGAGAACGGGCGCAAGCCCCGCAGGCAGCACGCCCGCGCGGACACCGGGCGCATCCAGCCCCGCCCAGAAGAACCGCTCGGCTGGCCACACCTGCGCGGTCATGGCGTTGCCCCCTGGTTCTTGAGTGTGAGCATCTGCATGCCACGGCCGTTCTGGATCGAGACAATGTCGGCGGCGATCCGGGCCACCTTCCTGCCCTGCACATCCTCGCCAGCCGCGACCACTTGCACCTTGTTAGTCTCGGGGTCGTACAGCACCGCCTTGTAGGAGTCGCCCTCCTTCAGGATGCCGATCAGCTGTACCTTAAGCGGCGGCGTTGGTGCGGGCGGGGGCGGCGCTGCGGCCTCTTTGATGGGCTCGGCCACGGTCCACACAGGCGTCTGGAAGGCGGCGAGCTCCAGGGGCGGTGCTGGCGTTTCGGCGGGTGCGGCCGCGCTTGCGAGCGTCGGGCTTTCAGGAGCATCCAGGGTTGGGAGGTACAACGCCCAGCCTGCGGCCACGAGGATCGCCAGCCCAGCCAATAGCGCCACTCGCCGCGTCGAGCGGCGAGAAGCCACAAGCGGGTCAGCGGTGGGGGAGGGCTCAGCCATCGAGCTCCTCCATCGCCTCTATGACGCGCGAGACCTCGGCCATGCTGGTGATGCCCTGGCGGGCGAGTACCGCGCCAGCGTCCTTGAGCGGGACCATTCCCTTCCTCACGGCAGCCGCCTTCAGGTCCGTGGCTGAGAGCCGCTGGCCGACCATGTCCCGGAGCTCGGCATCGAGGACAAGGAGCTCGAACACCCCCATCCGCCCCCGGTAGCCGGTGCCCAGGCACTCGGGGCACCCCTCGCCCATGCACGGCGGGTGGACGCGGCGGACCAGCCGCTGAGCGAGCACCCCTGAGAGGGAGGACGAAACCAGGAACGGCTCCACGCTGAGGTCGATCAGGCGCGCTACCGCGCTGGCGGCGTCGTTGGTGTGGAGGGTGGAGAGCACCAGGTGGCCCGTGAGGGACGCCTGCACCGCAATCCTGGCGGTCTCCTCGTCGCGGATCTCGCCCACCATGATCACATCCGGGTCCTGCCGCAGGATGTGTCGGAGGCCGGTGGCGAAGGTCAGCCCCTTCTTCACGTCCACCTGCGTCTGGCTGATGGCGAGCCCAGCGCCGGAAAGGTCGTACTCCACCGGATCCTCGACCGTCATCATGTTCAGCTCGCAGCCGCGAGCCTTCGCGCCGGCGTTCACCGCGCTGATATGTGCAAGCGTGGTGTAGAGGGTGGTGGTCTTGCCGCTGCCGGTTGGTCCGGTTGAGAGCACGATCCCGCTAGTGCGGTCCACGAGGCCCAGGTAGCCACGCTCCACCGCCCCAGGCATTCCGAGCCCGCTAAAGGCTTGGAGGTGGGGGGATCGGCTGGGGTCGAGCAGGCGGATGACCACGCGCTCGCCGTAGGTGCTGGGGAGCGAGCTGACGCGGAGGTCGATCCGGCGACCGCTCTGGCCCTTGGAGCCGCCGATGCTGACCGAGGCGCGGCCGTCCTGGGGCGCACGCTGCTCGGCCACATCCAGTGACGCCATGACCTTGATGCGGCTGACCACAGAAGCCGCGAGGGCGAGGGGCAGCTCGCGGACCGTGTGGAGCACCCCGTCGAGCCTGTACCGCACCAGGGTCTTGCCCCGCGCGGGCTGCACATGCACGTCGCTGGCAGAGCGCTGGAGAGCCTCAAAGAGCACCAGGTCCACGAGCCGCACGGCTGGTGCCTTGCCGCTGGTGTTCAGCAGGTCCGATTCGGCATCGCGGAGCGCCAGTCTGAGGTCCGCCTCGATGTCCTCGGTCCCGTCCACCTGCACGATCGGCGAGTCAGCCGTGCTGACCGGCCGCTCGTCCTGAGCCTCCGGCCGGTACGCCTTGTCGATTGCGGCCGCAAGCGCTTCGGGGTCAGAGAGGATGGCGCGGGTAGGACGCCGGAGCAGGACCCCGACATTGAAGACGGCCGTGGGTTTGGTCTGTGCAGTGACGTGCAGCTGCTCGATGCCATCCTCAATCCCGGCGCTCAGGACAAGGTGCCGGCGGGCGAAGTCATGGCTCACCAGCGACAGGAACTCGCGGCTGGGCTGCGCCGGGCGAGCTGCTGCCCCTTCGAGTGTCGGCTTGAGCTCGACCACGCTCATCGGATCACCCGTGGCTTCACTTCGGGGAAGCCGTCGCTGACGCGGGCCTTCTCGGCCTCGTTCGCGGAAATGTACTTGAGGTCCTCGAAGCTGGTGCTCCGCAGCACCGACGCCTTGATGAACACGAAGAACCGCGTGCGGCTGTCGTTGTTGTTGCGGGTCTTGAAGAGCTCGCCCAGAACCGGGATGGCTCCAATGCCCGGGATACGGGACTCGCCCTTGCTGTCGGTGATCAGGTCCAACCCGCCCACAACAACTGTGTGGCCGTCGGGGATGCTGGCTACCGAGTCCACGGCGTTCTCCTGCTTGGGGGGTGGAAGGCCGGCCGTCGTGCTCGCGCCCACGAAGCTGCTCAGCTTGATGCTGTAGGTCAGGACGAGGTGGTCGCCCTGGGCGATCTGGGGCTTGACAGAAATCGTGGTGCCGGCGTTCTCCGTGCCGCCATACGAGAAAGTGGAGTCGTTGCTGCCTGTGCGGGTCAGCTGCTGGACGGGCTGCTGGAGCGTGCTGCTGAAAACCGCCTTCTCGTTGTTGGACACGAGGACCTTTGGGTTGCTAACCGAGCGGCCCTTGTTGAGGGTCTCAAGCGCCCGCACGATGATCGAGAACTCACCGGGGTTGAGGACGGCACCGGTGAAGCCGGCCGCGTCGCCAACCGTGCGTGCCGCAGCACCACCTGTTGACAGGCCGAACAGCGACGAGAGCCGGGCGGAGGCGTTGCCGATGCTGCCGATGCGCTCGAGCTCCGCGCCTAGGGAGAGCGCCTCGGACTCGGTAAGGCTGACGAGCTGCACTTCCAGCATGACCTGGGGTTGGCGCACATCGAGGGAGACAAGGAGGGACTCAAGCTGGCTCAGCAGTCTGGGTTCCCCAATCGCAATTAGGGTGTTCGTGGGCTCGTCGGCGGTGAGCGAGAGTGGAGGACGTTGAGCTGTGTTGGTTACCTGAGCGCGTGGGCCAGACTGCGGGAGAAGCGTTGAACTCCCGGCGGATGATGTTCCGGGCGGGAGCTGGGGTGCGCGTGGCGTGGTCTGGGAGGAGCCCGCCGACACCTCGGCGCGGGAGGTGCCTGCGGCATCGGACTCGAGCGCGCCGGCCGCGATCAGCTGCTGGAGGGTGCCGAGCACCTCGACCACGGGGCGGTTCTTCACCGGGAACGAGCGGACAGGCATGGGCGTCTGCTCGGCGCTGTCGATCCGCGCCATCAGTGCGGCAATGCGCTCGTGCTGTGCAGCGGTGGCGGTCACGATCAAGCTGCTCGTGAGGTCGTCGATAACCGTCTGGAACCGGTCGTCCGTGAGGCCCACCGCGCCAACTGGGTTGGCTGTTGCCTGTACCAGCGTGGCTATGTCCTTGGCCGAGTAGTATCGCGGGGAGTAGGTGACCGTTTCCAAGGGCTCGCGTTTGTCAAGCTGACCAATGAGGTCCAGCCATGATTGCAGCGACTGCGGCTGGGCCAGGACCAGAACCGTCCCCGATTCGGACCCCACCAGCACCTCTCCAAGGAGCTTCCGCCCACCTGCCGACTCTCGCTTCACGTTGACCTGTGTGGCTGCCGCAACGACCACCGGAGCGGCGGTGTGCTTCAGCTGCACCGGGGTCAATGTGAGTGCGTCAGGCGTATCCAGCCGCTCCAGCAGGCCCT harbors:
- a CDS encoding GspE/PulE family protein; the protein is MSVVELKPTLEGAAARPAQPSREFLSLVSHDFARRHLVLSAGIEDGIEQLHVTAQTKPTAVFNVGVLLRRPTRAILSDPEALAAAIDKAYRPEAQDERPVSTADSPIVQVDGTEDIEADLRLALRDAESDLLNTSGKAPAVRLVDLVLFEALQRSASDVHVQPARGKTLVRYRLDGVLHTVRELPLALAASVVSRIKVMASLDVAEQRAPQDGRASVSIGGSKGQSGRRIDLRVSSLPSTYGERVVIRLLDPSRSPHLQAFSGLGMPGAVERGYLGLVDRTSGIVLSTGPTGSGKTTTLYTTLAHISAVNAGAKARGCELNMMTVEDPVEYDLSGAGLAISQTQVDVKKGLTFATGLRHILRQDPDVIMVGEIRDEETARIAVQASLTGHLVLSTLHTNDAASAVARLIDLSVEPFLVSSSLSGVLAQRLVRRVHPPCMGEGCPECLGTGYRGRMGVFELLVLDAELRDMVGQRLSATDLKAAAVRKGMVPLKDAGAVLARQGITSMAEVSRVIEAMEELDG
- a CDS encoding secretin N-terminal domain-containing protein, encoding MITLSDFTTRVRELEGLLERLDTPDALTLTPVQLKHTAAPVVVAAATQVNVKRESAGGRKLLGEVLVGSESGTVLVLAQPQSLQSWLDLIGQLDKREPLETVTYSPRYYSAKDIATLVQATANPVGAVGLTDDRFQTVIDDLTSSLIVTATAAQHERIAALMARIDSAEQTPMPVRSFPVKNRPVVEVLGTLQQLIAAGALESDAAGTSRAEVSAGSSQTTPRAPQLPPGTSSAGSSTLLPQSGPRAQVTNTAQRPPLSLTADEPTNTLIAIGEPRLLSQLESLLVSLDVRQPQVMLEVQLVSLTESEALSLGAELERIGSIGNASARLSSLFGLSTGGAAARTVGDAAGFTGAVLNPGEFSIIVRALETLNKGRSVSNPKVLVSNNEKAVFSSTLQQPVQQLTRTGSNDSTFSYGGTENAGTTISVKPQIAQGDHLVLTYSIKLSSFVGASTTAGLPPPKQENAVDSVASIPDGHTVVVGGLDLITDSKGESRIPGIGAIPVLGELFKTRNNNDSRTRFFVFIKASVLRSTSFEDLKYISANEAEKARVSDGFPEVKPRVIR
- a CDS encoding site-specific integrase, encoding MSASVSPIARRAKPKRRLPAEVLTNDEVLRLLNACPSTPTGLRNRALIAVLYRAGLRVSEALALHPKDVELAAGTIRVLHGKGDRSRTVGIDPGGAAVLAIWLEVRAQAGFGPAHSIFCVAGGASLSSGYVRRMFQQLGAKAGITKRVHPHGLRHTHAAQLRAEGVDIGIISKQLGHRSITTTATYLDHIAPMAVIGAIAGRRWTTHGSSL
- a CDS encoding tetratricopeptide repeat protein — encoded protein: MAIRNLVASMLVVAALLGGCSSSKPGSPYAGVSEAERNPTEADRLNQEAVAVIDSDPAKAEDLLRRALGADLYHAPAHNNLGTLLLQRGKLYEAAGEFEWAKKLMPGHPDPRMNLALTLEVAGRTEEAIDTYRTALEVYPEHIATMQALTRIQVRTGRSDAETKKMLAEIALRGETEEWRKWAQGRLATSAKP